The Borreliella spielmanii DNA segment TAATAATATAAATTTATAAGGAGAGCATTTTGGAAAATTCTAAATTAAATATTATTAAGCTTAACGTTATTACAGTAATATTAACTTCAATTTGCATATCATGTGCACCTTTTGGCAGTGTTAATCCAAACAAACTAAAAAATCCTACTACTTCTAAAATCCCCAAAAAAGTAAAGCGAAGCAACAATTCTAGAAATCTAAAAAACCTAAAAAGCCATACCAATTCAGCAAATTCATCAGAAAATAACAAAAATTTTGAAAATGAATCTCAAAATTCAAAATCTTCAAATCAAAATTCTCAAGAAGAAACCACAATCTCAAAATTAGAAAACATTGGTAAAGGCATAGAAGCTCAAAAAAAGGAAGAAAATACACAAATAGCTAAAATAGCTAAATTTGATGGTGTTCAATATGATTTCTTAGAGACTTTTAAACTTCAAAGTGGTGATTATTTTATGTTTCATGCAAAAATGAAATTAAAAAGAATAATTTATTCATCCCTAAATTACGATACAAAAAAAATATTGGCATTAAAAGAAATTCTTGAAAAACTTGATACAACAGATAAGAACCGAAGAGTAGCTGGTCAATTTCTCGAAACATCAAGGAATATTCAACTGGAATTAGAAGATACGCATTTAAAAAAAATACAAGATGCATTACGACGCGCTCCAAGCAAAGAAGAAACCGAAACGTTACTACAAGGTGTAAAACGTGATTTAAAGATAAAACAAAACTTTGCTAAAAGCTTAAACGCAACTATTGACGCTTACAATAAAGATGTTGGTGGCATTAGAACAAATGATGAAGCGCTAGTAAAGCACATAAAGGATAAATACTCTCATCCTCTTTGTCTACTAAATCAAGCTGATTAATCTAAACAAAAAAAAAATAATATGCTGCACTTGATATTTTAAAAAGAGAAGTTAATTCTTCTCTTTTTTTATTCATACAATCT contains these protein-coding regions:
- a CDS encoding complement regulator-acquiring protein yields the protein MENSKLNIIKLNVITVILTSICISCAPFGSVNPNKLKNPTTSKIPKKVKRSNNSRNLKNLKSHTNSANSSENNKNFENESQNSKSSNQNSQEETTISKLENIGKGIEAQKKEENTQIAKIAKFDGVQYDFLETFKLQSGDYFMFHAKMKLKRIIYSSLNYDTKKILALKEILEKLDTTDKNRRVAGQFLETSRNIQLELEDTHLKKIQDALRRAPSKEETETLLQGVKRDLKIKQNFAKSLNATIDAYNKDVGGIRTNDEALVKHIKDKYSHPLCLLNQAD